CGCGCTGGGTAAGGCTCACTCTTTGTCGCATTTCCCTTCCCTCTTGTGCGCGCCAAGCTGACCGCGAAAAACCATCAGGACACCGTTCACAATGGCATGCTGGGTCGCGTTGAAGTCGCGGGCGTATTTCC
This DNA window, taken from Mixta gaviniae, encodes the following:
- a CDS encoding protein ninH, coding for MNATIQTIPELLVTNRGNLSDLARQLNSNRRTVRKYARDFNATQHAIVNGVLMVFRGQLGAHKREGKCDKE